Proteins from a genomic interval of Solea solea chromosome 10, fSolSol10.1, whole genome shotgun sequence:
- the si:ch211-145b13.6 gene encoding ecto-ADP-ribosyltransferase 5, with product MWDRGNVLFAAVVFTALYYTHAEQLDPGAVDYLCYACHEKAMEIVIDSGLLREELNLNKEFQKTWNASTQCQQVIPGGIKEHTTALLAYSNGDEEFLNKFNGEVETMRGNVSTYGKDFNFKSFHFLLMGYMMLDKPKNCKTVYFLTEESKAQKGSKLKLGRFTKAETNFESLRKSEDIDGMVVYNITSCYFAKMAANICTDSEYVLLSPAEAFTVESVNKRKVEDDTYTEIVLKNSDLGCSQFCHICSRSQPTVSTQWLVLVIAALSLFVFC from the exons CAGAGGAAACGTGCTTTTTGCTGCAGTTGTGTTCACAGCACTCTACTACACT CATGCGGAACAACTGGACCCAGGTGCTGTGGATTACCTGTGCTATGCATGCCATGAAAAGGCCATGGAGATTGTTATCGATTCAGGACTTTTGAGAGAAGAGTTAAACCTCAATAAGGAATTCCAGAAAACATGGAATGCCAGTACCCAGTGCCAACAGGTGATCCCAGGAGGAATTAAAGAACACACCACTGCACTCTTGGCATATTCTAATGGTGATGAAGAGTTTCTAAATAAATTTAATGGTGAAGTGGAGACAATGCGTGGAAATGTCAGCACCTATGGAAAAGACTTCAATTTCAAGTCTTTTCACTTCTTACTGATGGGTTACATGATGCTGGACAAGCCAAAGAACTGTaagactgtatattttctgaCGGAAGAATCTAAAGCACAAAAAGGCTCCAAATTGAAACTTGGACGGTTCACTAAAGCAGAGACAAACTTCGAATCACTACGCAAGTCAGAGGATATTGACGGCATGGTTGTTTATAATATCACTTCTTGCTACTTTGCCAAAATGGCAGCCAACATTTGCACAGATAGTGAATATGTTCTGTTATCTCCAGCCGAAGCGTTCACTGTGGAGAGTGTAAATAAGAGAAAAGTGGAGGATGATACGTACACAGAGATTGTTCTGAAAAATTCAGATCTGGGATGCTCGCAATTTTGCCACATCTGCTCAAG ATCTCAACCTACTGTCTCCACCCAGTGGCTTGTGTTGGTGATTGCAGCTTtgagtctttttgttttctgctga